The following proteins are co-located in the Microplitis demolitor isolate Queensland-Clemson2020A chromosome 3, iyMicDemo2.1a, whole genome shotgun sequence genome:
- the LOC103568543 gene encoding membrane-associated guanylate kinase, WW and PDZ domain-containing protein 1, translating into MASKTEDSASVDNAPDGSVDKEILNISGSNNSNHRVPPYIYNEGSNQVRENLEHDNHNHFRPTSEDQLGPLPHNWEKAYTETGEVYFIDHNTGTSHWLDPRLSKFQKRSLEECLDDELPYGWEKIDDQLYGTYFIDHVNRRTQYENPVLQAKRAQQSLTERKSPNFTRNPKKLKGQRIQTTLIKSSRGLGFTIVGGDDAVEEFLQIKSVVPNGPAWLDGKLQTGDVLVYVNNTCVLGFTHNEMVNVFKSIASGDTVTLEVCRGYPLPFDPNDPNTEVVTTIAVNAPDMMPDDPSLYLDLDPNMQNDNRFGFLDSSFLPVHGLQNGENLATASVNSMPDLCISDKINTIKRPNSTDILLSDSTDYNDRKESPPPSKSEFLSIPVVKGAMGFGFTIADSSHGQKVKKILDRNRCKNLQESDILVNINDVNVRNMCHTEVVQVLKECPRNQEALIQVQRSGKSNDKKDKINQGFFRSKTPTADIYSTQAKTVVPSRPKTPLIDTRNRTKSPVVDVNRPEWRTGPANDINSLDNRCKYTDYNHDLYYTDPYKGNMVSNLADNFGRMVNMDDDPMRHMKRDWRLNDKMTLPNEIYQMDPSLHSPIMKQNGNMHPDYYKDIYGARMHPQYVVQDYNNYSIGQEQNVDTGEIWDKRKETTSFEHEQPRSSSVARYHSQYNNEMVCPTIPEFEWIETVVTLVRQDAGFGFRIVGGTEENSQVSVGHIVPGGVADVDNRLNTGDLIMSVDGEDVRNSSHHHVVQLMIAAAQNGRVTLGIRRRINAQDLQPSYERPVNPQYPYDVTVTRMENEGFGFVIISSVNKAGSTIGRIIEGSPAERCGRLEVGDHILAVNHVDITNLCHKDIVNLIKDSGYSVTLTIGYPIDDCCSTTSMSQKDESTGDGDGGQYHAIELTRGTRGFGFSIRGGREFQNMPLFVLQIADNGPASIDNRLRVGDQIIEINGINTKNMTHAEAIEIIRNGGPSVRLLVRRGCQMPSANSVTFDEISNQVIDDDGTLRNTEIIKHTKCKKKRKFFIPLCCCSSRKRQ; encoded by the exons ATGGCAAGTAAGACTGAAGACTCTGCTTCTGTGGACAATGCTCCTGATG gTAGCGTagataaagaaatattaaacataagtggatcaaataattcaaatcacCGTGTGCCTCCTTATATATACAATGAAGGATCCAACCAAGTGCGCGAAAATTTGGAGCACGACAATCACAATCATTTTCGTCCAACTTCTGAAGATCAATTAGGACCGTTGCCACATAATTGGGAGAAAGCTTATACCGAAACTggagaagtttattttattga cCACAACACAGGAACGTCTCATTGGTTGGATCCACGTCTGTCGAAATTCCAGAAACGTTCGTTGGAAGAGTGCCTTGATGACGAGTTGCCTTATGGCTGGGAAAAAATAGACGACCAGCTATACGGAACATATTTCATTGATCATGTTAATCGACGAACTCAATACGAAAATCCAGTTTTGCAGGCTAAACGTGCGCAGCAGAGTTTAACAGAGCGCAAGAGTCCCAATTTTACGCGTAATCCAAAGAAATTAAAAGGACAAAGAATACAAACCACACTTATAAAGAGTTCACGTGGCCTGGGTTTCACTATTGTCGGTGGTGATGACGCAGTTGAAGAATTTTTACAGATAAAAAGTGTCGTGCCAAATGGGCCGGCATGGCTGGATGGAAAATTACAAACAG GTGACGTGCTGGTGTACGTAAATAACACTTGTGTTCTCGGATTTACCCATAATGAAATGGTAAATGTCTTCAAATCAATAGCCAGCGGTGATACAGTGACCTTAGAAGTGTGTCGCGGATATCCGTTGCCATTTGATCCAAACGATCCCAATACTGAGGTCGTTACGACGATAGCTGTCAATGCACCAGACATGATGCCCGACGATCCGAGTCTCTATTTGGATCTAGATCCAAATATGCAGAATGACAACCGATTTGGTTTCTTAGACTCTTCATTCTTGCCTGTCCACGGTCTTCAGAATGGCGAGAATCTCGCAACAGCATCCGTAAACTCAATGCCGGATTTATGTATTTCCGATAAAATCAATACGATAAAGCGACCAAATAGTACAGACATTTTATTATCCGATTCGACGGATTACAATGACCGTAAAGAATCACCACCGCCTTCGAAGTCGGAATTTCTAAGTATTCCTGTCGTAAAAGGTGCCATGGGTTTTGGATTTACGATCGCGGATTCATCCCACGGacagaaagttaaaaaaatattagatagaAATCGCTGTAAAAATCTTCAAGAGAGTGATATACTTGTTAATATCAATGATGTCAATGTAAGAAATATGTGTCACACAGAAGTTGTCCAAGTACTGAAAGAATGCCCGCGAAACCAAGAAGCTCTTATTCAAGTTCAGCGTTCGGGAAAATCAAATGAcaaaaaagacaaaataaaTCAGGGTTTTTTCCGCAGTAAAACACCAACTGCAGATATTTATAGCACGCAAGCTAAAACAGTGGTGCCAAGTCGCCCGAAAACTCCGTTGATAGACACGAGAAATCGCACAAAATCTCCAGTAGTGGATGTCAACAGGCCCGAGTGGCGAACTGGACCCGCAAATGACATCAATTCTCTTGACAACCGATGCAAGTACACTGACTACAATCACGATTTATATTACACGGATCCATATAAAGGAAATATGGTCAGTAATTTAGCGGATAATTTTGGACGAATGGTCAACATGGACGACGATCCCATGAGACACATGAAGCGCGACTGGCGTCTTAATGATAAAATGACTTTACCAAATGAAATCTATCAAATGGATCCGTCGCTCCATAGTCCAATAATGAAGCAGAATGGCAACATGCATCCTGATTACTACAAAGATATTTATGGTGCGCGTATGCACCCACAGTATGTTGTGCAggattacaataattatagtatTGGACAAGAGCAGAATGTTGATACGGGTGAGATTTGGGACAAACGAAAGGAGACAACAAGTTTTGAACATGAGCAGCCACGTTCTAGTTCTGTTGCTAGATACCATTCTCAGTATAACAATGAAATGGTCTGTCCTACGATACCGGAGTTCGAGTGGATCGAGACAGTGGTGACGTTGGTGAGACAAGACGCCGGCTTTGGGTTTAGAATAGTCGGCGGGACTGAAGAAAATTCACAAGTGTCTGTTGGACATATTGTACCTGGTGGGGTTGCTGATGTTGACAACCGACTCAATACCGGTGATTTAATAATGTCTGTTGATGGTGAAGATGTCAGGAATTCAAGTCACCATCATGTTGTGCAGCTGATGATCGCTGCTGCACAAAATGGTAGAGTTACTTTGGGAATAAGGCGACGTATAAACGCTCAGGATTTACAACCTTCCTATGAACGACCGGTGAATCCTCAGTATCCGTATGATGTGACTGTTACGCGAATGGAGAACGAGGGATTTggttttgttattatttcgtCGGTAAACAAAGCTGGCTCGACGATTGGTAGAATTATTGAAGGATCACCCGCGGAACGATGCGGTAGACTTGAAGTTGGAGATCATATTCTTGCCGTTAATCATGTTGATATTACTAATCTTTGTCATAAAGATATCgttaatttaatcaaagaCTCTGGTTACTCTGTTACCTTGACCATTGGATATCCTATTGATGATTGCTGTAGCACTACATCAATGTCGCAGAAG gaTGAATCAACTGGGGATGGAGATGGAGGACAGTATCACGCAATTGAATTGACTCGAGGTACACGTGGTTTTGGATTTAGCATACGAGGTGGTCGCGAATTTCAAAATATGCCATTATTTGTACTGCAGATCGCGGATAATGGGCCTGCCTCCATTGATAATCGATTAAGA GTTGGAGatcaaataattgaaattaatggCATAAATACGAAGAATATGACGCATGCTGAAGCTATTGAAATAATTCGCAACGGCGGTCCGTCAGTAAGACTTTTAGTACGTCGTGGATGTCAAATGCCGAGTGCG AATAGTGTTACATTTGATGAAATAAGCAATCAAGTTATTGATGATGACGGCACCTTAAGAAATACCGAGATAATTAAACATACAAAGTGTAAGAAAAAACGAAAGTTCTTCATTCCACTCTGCTGCTGTTCCTCGAGAAAACGGCAATGA